The DNA segment tcgaccgaacaatgctctaacaagtatttAATTtaataacaaacaaaaaaatattgaAGAGTAAAATTATTTCAAGAGATAtgtttgtttttgtcatttgccatAAAAATAGTAGTTGAACCTATCTACCAAACACAATTTGATTACTCTTTTAGTGAGCTCTAGGTTTTAGtttatattttaccaaacgtccAGCTACTTTTTTTACACGGCACAACATAGCAACGCACGGCTGAAAAACACAACAATACCATATTAAGCCTAAGACCAACATTGAGATGCATTGTAGTTTATTCTTTTTAAGACACGAAATTGAAAATCATCAATTTTTAAAATGTCCCTGTGCTAGCATGATAATTTTGTCTGAATATATTTAAAAATTTGATGCATTCATGCAGATGACAACCAAAAATAACTTCATGTTACTATAACTGCAAGAAACTACAAATCTCAAATATACCTTAATTACAACTTACAACTATATTATTATTAGCTATCTCTGAATACAACTCATTACTCTATCTGCAACACAATCGACAAATCTCCAATACGATAACCACCATTTCTCTTTTCTTAGAAGCAAAACCAAGAATAAACCCCAAAATCCTACTACAAACCCAAGAGCAATAACAACATAGAAAAGTATTCTCTCCTTTGTATTTTCTTGATCATCTTCTTGAGATTTATTTGTACGGTTAGTATCATTAGTACTCGCAACCTGATCACCATGGCAAATTTTCTTGGTTGGTTCTCCACATAACAAATTATTCCCGATAAATGCCCAACCATCAATACTCAATGTGTCAAAGTGGTCTCCTCTTGGAATCCTGCCACTCAACTCATTATAAGATACATTCAAAACCCCAAGAAAGTCGAGCGATGTTAAGGATTGAGGGATATGTCCAGACAGTCTATTAAAACTTAAATCCAAAGACCCTAAACTAGACATATTTCCTACACTCCAAGGGATATCATCTGACAAACCATTATGGGATAGATTAAGTGTTGCAAGTCCTTTCAACGAACCTATCTCTGTCGGAATGCTTCCACCAAACATATTGCCAGATAGATCCATTCCTGAGCTATAGTTGTATAACTTTTCAAACTGCATCATGATCCCTTTAACCACCATCTGCAATTGAATATTATCGGGGTAGTAGAATTCGACTTTTGTTAAACCCCTCCAGTATTTTCCAAATGATTTAGGAATGTGGCCTGAGAGATGGTTATGCGATAAATCTAATATTTGGAGTCGATTTAAACGCATAATCTCTTCGGGGATCGACCCGTTGTATTTGTTCCACCTTAAAGACATAATCCTAAGAAAATCGAGTGAACCGAACGCAGCGGGTATATCACCTACGAAATTGTTGTTTGCTAAGTTGAGAACTTCCAAGTTTTGAAATTTACTGATGAAGTTAAGAGGAGCGCCCTTGAGGTTGTTGTCATTTAGTTGAAGATATGACAATGATGTTGCATTTCCAAGCTCATTCGGAACATTTCCAGTGAGGTTGTTGTTTTGCAAGTTTAGAGATACAAGATCCATGCAGTACCCCATACTAGCAGGTATAATCCCAGATAATTTGTTGTTTGAGAAGTCAATAATTTGGAGAGACCCCGAATCTTTTGAGCATATAGAAATGGGGATTGGACCAGAAAGTTCATTACTGGCTAGATTAATGGCTTGAAAACGAGAAAGTCTTTTGCCACCCTCTCTTGAGATTTCACCACTGAGTTTATTATTCGATACATCAAAAGATATCTCAAAAGGAATATCTCTTGAAGGAATGCCTCCTGTAATCTCTCTGACAAAAGCTTGAGGCGGAACAGGCAGTGGACCGCGAAATTCGTTGTTGGACAAGTCGAACCTGAGGAAATTTTTGAGTCTGGAGATGCAAGAAGGAATGACTCCTGTAAGGTGATTATGGGACAAATTCAGATGCTGAAGTTTACCGAACTCACAGATGAAGGTAGGGAATGATCCGGTTAGATTGCACGATGGCAAAGCCAAATACTCTAGTTTGAACTTAGAGTACATACCGAAATTTTGATCTATAACTACAGTTAACTTATTTGAGCTCATGTCGAGGTTTGTCAGGTTCATCTCGTTAACGAAATCGATCAATGAAACAGTGCCTTGCATTGAGTTTTGAGAAACATCAAGAACAGTGAGGTTATGGAGCTTTGTCAGGCAACTTGGTAGACTTCCTGTTACGTTATTATCATCTAAATTAAGTTCTTGAAGAGAAACAATGTTGCATATCGACACTGGTATAGAACCCTGGAGATTGTTATGAGACAAGCCGAGAAAGTTCAAGAATTTTAGATTGGATATTGATGAATGGATATAACCTGTCAAGTTGTTCCTATAGAGGTATAGAGACTGCAATCTCGAAAGATTGTAGATTGAAGAAGGTAAAGAACCTTGAATGGAACAAAATGAGGCGGAAAGAGTGACCAGTGATGGTGCATTTGATATTGAGCTTGGAATTGGTCCGCTTACGTTAGTAAAAGAAACCGAAAGCTCTTGAAGCTGAGGCCATTGTTGTTGAAACATCCTAGTGAGATCAGGTTGAAGGTTAGAATTAGCACTCACATCAAGCTCTGTAAGTTGAGGAAGATATGGTACTGAACCTTGTAGTCCACAGTATGACAAGTCAAGAACTGAAAGTGAAGTTACGTTCACTAGCTGTGCTGGAATTTGGAAATTCAGATCTCGATTGTTGCTCAGTTTCAGAGAGGATAATCTAGAAAGATTTCGAAACTCATTGGTGGGGAAAACTGTGGTAAATATATTACATGAAGTGAGATCAAGTTCAACAAGATTATAAAGATATGAAATGGATTCAGCAAAGTTCTTTTCTAAAGATGCAGCCTCATATAAATCAATACCTCCCAAATTCAAGACCTCTAGATTTACCAACCCTCTAACCCATTTTAAAGATGGTGAATTTACCATAAAATTCCCCGATAAATCGAGATGATGCAGAAAGGTTAAGTTGGTGAAATGTGTTGAAATTGTTGCTGAAATGTGGGAGTTGGAGAGATCAAGATGAGTGAGTTTAGTTAGACGAGAAAGCTGAAATGGGATTTCTGATTGCTGAAAATTGTTGAATGCAAGATCAAGATACTCTAGAGAAGTAATGTTAGAAATGGAAGCAGAGAATTTACCTGTTAGCGAGCTTTCTCGCAGGTTAATTGCAACGATATGAGGATTGGAGTCATTGGAGCAATCTATTCCAACCCAGTCGCAACAGTTTTCATGTTGGCTTCCTTGTTGCCATGAATCCAAGCGATTTGAAGGGTCGCGCAGAGAGAATTTGAAGTCCAAGAGTGCTCTTCGCTCATGTTCCTGGCATCCGTTGCAAGTTACTGGGAATTGAGTGATGCTAATCAAAGGaacgaacaaaagaagaagaaaacagaatgGCGTCATTTGAATTCTCTTACTGAACAAATTCATGACTAGTTAATCTGAAAATGAATCTAGAATTGCTTCCATGGATATAAGCTGCTAATATATACTGCTTTTAAAATTGTGCAACTTTGTTTGAATGAAATTTCTTCTAGAAAAAAGTCAAATGTCGCAGTACAGGTATGTGTAGGTGTAGTCACTCATTGAAACGCGTCAACAAATAAGGTAAAATCCGAGATAAAATAATGTTGAGaaggggagagagagagagagagtacctGTTAGTCAATAGTGTTAGGTGGATTGAATTCCtccgaaaaaaaaaacatttttttttgaggTAATTTTGATGGCTAATGGTCATACAATTTCCTGACAATCACAACAACAAATGACAGAGTGATTCTAATAAACTAGAGGACTAAGCAAAATTTACATGTCTGTCAGCAAAATAACATCTACTGCATATCTACAGTCCTTCACTAGAAAGCTATATGGTCCTGGTAACTGAATTTGTAGTCTGATTGCCCTCTAGAAGGCTTTAAAGTTAGTGTTAAAAGATCCCATCCAAAATTAGAGTGTCGCCTTTTTCTAAGTACATTCCAATGTCTGACTCTGACACTGAAAAGGGACGCGTCCTTTTCACCAGGGAAGATATGTTCTCTCTCAGTTTATCTTCTGCTGCGATAAGCCGTGATTGGGCCTTCTTCAACTCGTTCGCTGCTGCAATCACCTGAACCTTTGCGGCCTTCAAAGGCTGAACTTGCTCCTGCAGTGCGTTTTTACACTTCTGAATCCCTTTAAAGCACTTTTTGACATCCTCGAGTCGTTCTCGAAGCCATTTTATGTTGAATTCAAGTGCCTCGGCCATCTTTATCTTGTTCTCCCACAACTCAATCACTTCAGAGGACATGTCAACAAACCGAAAATCAGTCATCTCCACAATAGAGCTCATTATATCAGCAACCAACCATACTTGGCCCATATATGAAGAAGCTGTCAGAACTTGGCTTGATGCAATATGTCCATATTTCAACCAGATATTTTTATACAAGGAAGCCTGTGATTTGAGAACACTGAAGCCTCCAACATCTTCAAACTTCTCACCATCGAGAGCAATGCCTTTGACATGATGAGACTGGCCAAATTCAAAGAGTTTGCCAGCTCTTTGATACTGCATTGCTACTTGGGCTTCTGGATTGGCATCGACAACTAGTAGCAGTATATAGTCCAAGCAACTTTCTTGCTTTACTTTCTTCTTAACGGGCTCCTCTTGAACTTTGGCTGCACCGTTTTCCATTGTGTGTTTTACGACCTCAGCAGGTACTGCAGGTTGAATTTTTTGTTGCTCACTCAAGCCCAGCTGAATGACACAAATCAACAAATATGGATATTGTATCAACAAGATGATCATCGAGTAAGCCATAGTGAGTTGTACATGAAAAGAGATCAGAGAACCACAAAGAAAATCCTAACCCCTATACTGTGATTCTTGGTTGAGTTCTTATCCATCCATCTACACTCAAAAACATCGACTTTCACAATAAAGGTTTCGACTTTCACAATAAAGGTTTCATTCACGAGATACCCCTTGTCAGGGTCACGGAGTTTAGCAAGAGGCAAGAATCTGGAAAACCCCCAACCACTACTACTTCGTGAGGAAAACTCTCTTTGTGCTTCTGTAAAGGTTGGAAGTTAGAAGAAATAAGATGTCAATGTTGTGTAGCAAATGATTATAGTGACATTACAACATCAATCACACAGATTTAACATCCCTTTATTGTTATCAGACTATTAAAAACAGAACTTGATAATATGAAGTGGAACAGAAAGTATTGGTACCGAATTTCACTGTGTGATTGATAAATATTTGATTAACTATAGCCAAATTGAACTCCACATAAGACACTCTGACTGAGTTATCTTCAGCGCTCTTAAGGTACATCGATAAGTATTGATCAGCTTCATTAGTTCCTTTTGGATAAATCACTATCTTCCTGGTACAGTTACAAATTTTGAGAATTAAAAGTGGAAATAATGACGATTAATAAACCTCTAAAAACGAAGTTTGTGCAGATGCAGTCGTAGGAGATGGAAAGTGGAGCTAAAACATGTTTATATCGCACAAATATACTTTTGGCCAGGATAAAACTATCGACTTCTAATATCCTGAGTCCTACACCTGCTGCAATTGTGTACTTGTTTCCTAGAAGACTAACCTTATTCATGATTTATGAAGAAGATAATTTGAACCGATAAATGAAACTTAATAATAATACATATAGAGAAAGGAAGAAAAAGTGGGCGTACCATTTTTGGCAGTTCACGGTGAATTAGTTTGGCATCCAGCTTGGAAAAGTTGTCTATTCTCCAAATGAATCTGGGCGATGAAGAAATCTCAATTGGCCGATTTTCCATTACCTGCCGATCTTCCAAGTTGATGAAAAAAAATGAGA comes from the Papaver somniferum cultivar HN1 unplaced genomic scaffold, ASM357369v1 unplaced-scaffold_81, whole genome shotgun sequence genome and includes:
- the LOC113345221 gene encoding receptor-like protein EIX2, producing MTPFCFLLLLFVPLISITQFPVTCNGCQEHERRALLDFKFSLRDPSNRLDSWQQGSQHENCCDWVGIDCSNDSNPHIVAINLRESSLTGKFSASISNITSLEYLDLAFNNFQQSEIPFQLSRLTKLTHLDLSNSHISATISTHFTNLTFLHHLDLSGNFMVNSPSLKWVRGLVNLEVLNLGGIDLYEAASLEKNFAESISYLYNLVELDLTSCNIFTTVFPTNEFRNLSRLSSLKLSNNRDLNFQIPAQLVNVTSLSVLDLSYCGLQGSVPYLPQLTELDVSANSNLQPDLTRMFQQQWPQLQELSVSFTNVSGPIPSSISNAPSLVTLSASFCSIQGSLPSSIYNLSRLQSLYLYRNNLTGYIHSSISNLKFLNFLGLSHNNLQGSIPVSICNIVSLQELNLDDNNVTGSLPSCLTKLHNLTVLDVSQNSMQGTVSLIDFVNEMNLTNLDMSSNKLTVVIDQNFGMYSKFKLEYLALPSCNLTGSFPTFICEFGKLQHLNLSHNHLTGVIPSCISRLKNFLRFDLSNNEFRGPLPVPPQAFVREITGGIPSRDIPFEISFDVSNNKLSGEISREGGKRLSRFQAINLASNELSGPIPISICSKDSGSLQIIDFSNNKLSGIIPASMGYCMDLVSLNLQNNNLTGNVPNELGNATSLSYLQLNDNNLKGAPLNFISKFQNLEVLNLANNNFVGDIPAAFGSLDFLRIMSLRWNKYNGSIPEEIMRLNRLQILDLSHNHLSGHIPKSFGKYWRGLTKVEFYYPDNIQLQMVVKGIMMQFEKLYNYSSGMDLSGNMFGGSIPTEIGSLKGLATLNLSHNGLSDDIPWSVGNMSSLGSLDLSFNRLSGHIPQSLTSLDFLGVLNVSYNELSGRIPRGDHFDTLSIDGWAFIGNNLLCGEPTKKICHGDQVASTNDTNRTNKSQEDDQENTKERILFYVVIALGFVVGFWGLFLVLLLRKEKWWLSYWRFVDCVADRVMSCIQR
- the LOC113345291 gene encoding MATH domain and coiled-coil domain-containing protein At3g58340-like isoform X1 → MYLKSAEDNSVRVSYVEFNLAIVNQIFINHTVKFEAQREFSSRSSSGWGFSRFLPLAKLRDPDKGYLVNETFIVKVETFIVKVDVFECRWMDKNSTKNHSIGLGLSEQQKIQPAVPAEVVKHTMENGAAKVQEEPVKKKVKQESCLDYILLLVVDANPEAQVAMQYQRAGKLFEFGQSHHVKGIALDGEKFEDVGGFSVLKSQASLYKNIWLKYGHIASSQVLTASSYMGQVWLVADIMSSIVEMTDFRFVDMSSEVIELWENKIKMAEALEFNIKWLRERLEDVKKCFKGIQKCKNALQEQVQPLKAAKVQVIAAANELKKAQSRLIAAEDKLRENISSLVKRTRPFSVSESDIGMYLEKGDTLILDGIF
- the LOC113345291 gene encoding uncharacterized protein LOC113345291 isoform X2 codes for the protein MENRPIEISSSPRFIWRIDNFSKLDAKLIHRELPKMLGLSEQQKIQPAVPAEVVKHTMENGAAKVQEEPVKKKVKQESCLDYILLLVVDANPEAQVAMQYQRAGKLFEFGQSHHVKGIALDGEKFEDVGGFSVLKSQASLYKNIWLKYGHIASSQVLTASSYMGQVWLVADIMSSIVEMTDFRFVDMSSEVIELWENKIKMAEALEFNIKWLRERLEDVKKCFKGIQKCKNALQEQVQPLKAAKVQVIAAANELKKAQSRLIAAEDKLRENISSLVKRTRPFSVSESDIGMYLEKGDTLILDGIF